The genomic region CCATGCTCGAACTCGCGGCGGGACGGGCGGGAGCCGGGACGGGGCAACCCCGCTCCGACAAACCGGTTGGACCGGGAGCGCCTGGCCCCTGGCGCGACGGGCTCGACGCCTACGGTCTCTACCTGCGGTCGTACCAGCTCGACTGCACGGTGATCGATACGGCCCTGGCAACCCTGCGCCGGGCCGGTCCGGTCTCGTTCCGGCTCGCCGCCGGCTGCGCCGCCGGGTGCGCGCTGCTGCTCGCCGGTCGGATCGCCGAGGCGGAGGCGTTGATCCTGGAGACGCTGCCGCTGGCCCGGCACCACGTCGGATCAAGCCAGATGCAAAGCAGTGGAATCTCCCCGTTCCTCGCACTGGTGCGCTGCTACCGTCCCGACCCCGGGTCAGCGCTCGAACTCGCCCGGGCGGGGTACGAGACCAGCCTGCATCCGCCCGATCCGGTCAGCCAGGCGCTGCACGCTCTTGTGCTGGCCCAGGTCTCGCTGGTCAGGGGCCAGCCCCGCACGGCTCTGCGCTGGGCACAGGAGTCCCGCCTGGTGGCCGGCGACATCGGCCTGCGCCCGGTATGCCGCTGGGCCTCGGCGGTCCGCGTGCAGGCCTGCGTCCAGCTCGGGTGGGAGGTGGACGATGCCCTCACCGATCTGGATCGGTACGCGAGCGGCCCGGCTTCGGTCCGGCTGTTCGACATGGAGGTTGCCCGCGCCCGCGCATGGCACGGCGCGGCCCACGGGGACGGCGGAGCTGGAATCGTCGTACTCGCCGACGCCGTCGCCGAGCATGCCCGGCTCGGTGCGGTCGGCGCCGCCACCATTGGTGCGCTCGACCTGGTCCGGCTCGGCGCTGCCGGGACAGCGGCCCGGCTGCTCGACCGCCACCCACCCGCTCCCGGATGGGCGCTCGGCACGGCCGTCGTCCGGTACGCCACCGCAGCCGTCGCCGGCGACGCCGAGAGCCTGCTCGACGTCGCCGACCGGTTCGGCCGGTACGACATGCCCCTGCACGCCGCCGAGGCGGCCAGCCTCGCAGGTTCCCGGTGGCCGGCCGGCGACGAGCCCGGCGGGGTGCCGAGGGCGCAGCTGGTCATCGACATCCACCTGGCCCGCATCGCCGAACCGGTCAACTCCCCGGCGCTGAGGCCACGCACGGCGGTGGGCCGACTGACCGCCCGAGAACAGCAGATCGTGCTGGCTGCGGCGGCCGGCGAACGGACCAGGTCGATCGCGCAGCGGTTACACCTGTCGGAGCGCACCGTGGAGAACCACCTGAACCGGGCATACCGCAAGCTGGGCGTCGCCGGACGGGCGGAGCTGCGGGGTGCCCTCTCCACCGGCAACCTGAATCCGAATTGAGTACTCCGGCACTCATGCGTCCGGGTCGC from Micromonospora profundi harbors:
- a CDS encoding LuxR C-terminal-related transcriptional regulator; amino-acid sequence: MTWPASDPPLIGRDKELAAAVAALRVAGSPGALLAGPTGVGKTRLAHEAADRIRGVRVLPVRWPVAGSGLTLAGLTGLLPSVDSRPVNLDPVQIGLLGLRRLAEQGPTILFVDDAHRLDETSLAVLHQAVVEGLLTLLATARTDEPVRDALTALWKDAGVVRIDLAALGPQASDTLLVAALDGPVEGRTLRRLRDAASGNPLFLRELVASALESGLLDRLGGLWQLTGPMTAVPRLAELLRGRLADTGTGERDALELLAAGEPVPLPVACAITGEEVLEALERRGLIAVDLGDQPVVRLRHPLYGELLRADTPALGRRRHVRRLADALGAGGPPGPGNLIQIALWWLDGGGPVNPVLMLAAAERAALTREYALAQRFAHRAWSAGGGILAGLASVRALAHLGRADEAVALCVELSEQVALDGTEEDRCQVAIQHAEILVHAADDVHAARTMLELAAGRAGAGTGQPRSDKPVGPGAPGPWRDGLDAYGLYLRSYQLDCTVIDTALATLRRAGPVSFRLAAGCAAGCALLLAGRIAEAEALILETLPLARHHVGSSQMQSSGISPFLALVRCYRPDPGSALELARAGYETSLHPPDPVSQALHALVLAQVSLVRGQPRTALRWAQESRLVAGDIGLRPVCRWASAVRVQACVQLGWEVDDALTDLDRYASGPASVRLFDMEVARARAWHGAAHGDGGAGIVVLADAVAEHARLGAVGAATIGALDLVRLGAAGTAARLLDRHPPAPGWALGTAVVRYATAAVAGDAESLLDVADRFGRYDMPLHAAEAASLAGSRWPAGDEPGGVPRAQLVIDIHLARIAEPVNSPALRPRTAVGRLTAREQQIVLAAAAGERTRSIAQRLHLSERTVENHLNRAYRKLGVAGRAELRGALSTGNLNPN